The following coding sequences lie in one Enterococcus sp. 9E7_DIV0242 genomic window:
- a CDS encoding heparinase II/III domain-containing protein, translated as MIGTQKLKQEIKQAAQEYLLEQQVVSLPVSGYEDYLKSGDRLTFEQAYFSRRRQLAVMALAVYCEECSAETLQLLEQIIWEICNEYTWALPAHLSIENGAFDETATTCIDLFAAETGQTLSEIISLVGSQLSPFVIQRVQTEIEKRIVHPFEAQKWAWEEKENNWSAVIAGCIGMTALSMMPLESVRLQKIVKRLNVSMESYLRGFGEDGVCVEGVDYWGYGFGYFIYYAERLAVLLNDEYYLKLPKVKAIATFPAFMSINEQDYVSFSDYAKPELPSGLLSFCSECFDVATPRVQEANGLEFDHCYRFAPLLRNLQWTKEITSAEQERSVTHYFPDAQWLVVREEESRFFFAAKGGTNEESHNHIDVGHFIFGDQKTLFLTDLGAGEYTRDYFSEEKRYSYFPTAAASHHLPIINGKEQQPGAVGAKHVRLNQHQERMVLEMTLQDTYSENEELTNFERSFEIDRYQKTVRLSDRFSFETEKNRVIENFVTAETPLVRGTQVILESEEQQCLLELGTTDIQVLKKEYNDHDGKEQLVYQIQAGYTLEREGEISITLSLNE; from the coding sequence ATGATCGGTACACAAAAATTGAAGCAAGAGATTAAACAAGCGGCACAAGAGTATTTGTTGGAACAACAGGTGGTTTCGCTTCCTGTTTCAGGTTACGAGGACTATTTAAAATCTGGGGATCGACTGACCTTTGAACAGGCTTATTTTAGTCGGAGACGTCAGCTTGCAGTCATGGCTTTAGCGGTTTATTGTGAAGAGTGTTCTGCAGAAACGCTACAGCTTTTAGAGCAAATCATTTGGGAAATATGTAATGAGTACACGTGGGCATTACCCGCCCATTTGTCGATTGAAAATGGTGCTTTTGATGAGACTGCAACGACTTGTATTGATCTTTTTGCTGCAGAAACAGGGCAGACCTTGTCTGAAATTATCTCGCTGGTTGGCTCGCAATTGTCCCCGTTTGTTATTCAACGTGTACAAACAGAAATAGAAAAAAGAATCGTTCATCCTTTTGAGGCTCAGAAGTGGGCATGGGAAGAGAAAGAGAATAATTGGAGTGCAGTGATTGCCGGTTGCATCGGAATGACAGCGCTATCTATGATGCCCCTTGAAAGTGTACGTCTACAAAAGATTGTTAAGCGATTGAATGTATCGATGGAAAGCTATTTAAGAGGGTTTGGTGAAGATGGCGTTTGTGTTGAAGGCGTTGATTATTGGGGCTATGGTTTTGGCTATTTCATTTATTACGCCGAGCGGCTGGCAGTGCTTCTAAACGATGAGTATTATTTAAAGCTTCCTAAAGTGAAAGCCATTGCTACGTTCCCAGCTTTTATGAGCATCAATGAGCAAGACTATGTCTCGTTTTCTGATTATGCTAAACCAGAGCTGCCGAGTGGCTTGTTGAGCTTCTGCAGTGAGTGTTTTGATGTAGCAACACCCAGAGTTCAAGAAGCGAACGGTCTTGAGTTCGATCACTGCTATCGATTTGCTCCGCTCTTGCGAAATTTGCAATGGACGAAAGAAATCACATCTGCTGAACAAGAAAGATCTGTTACTCATTACTTTCCGGATGCACAATGGCTGGTTGTCAGAGAAGAGGAATCTCGCTTTTTCTTTGCGGCAAAAGGCGGAACGAATGAGGAAAGCCATAACCATATAGATGTAGGGCATTTCATTTTTGGTGATCAGAAAACGTTGTTTCTGACAGATCTTGGCGCAGGTGAATATACACGGGATTATTTTTCAGAAGAAAAGCGTTACAGTTATTTTCCAACCGCTGCTGCAAGTCACCATCTTCCAATCATTAATGGCAAGGAACAGCAACCAGGAGCAGTTGGTGCTAAACACGTACGTCTGAATCAACACCAAGAAAGAATGGTTCTGGAAATGACCTTACAGGACACATATAGTGAAAATGAAGAATTGACAAATTTTGAACGTTCTTTTGAAATCGACAGGTATCAAAAAACGGTGAGACTAAGTGACCGCTTTAGCTTTGAAACAGAAAAAAATCGTGTGATTGAAAACTTTGTTACTGCTGAGACACCGCTTGTGAGGGGAACACAGGTCATTTTGGAAAGTGAAGAGCAGCAATGTCTGCTCGAACTGGGAACTACGGATATCCAAGTGCTGAAAAAAGAATACAACGATCATGATGGCAAGGAACAGCTTGTCTATCAAATTCAGGCAGGTTACACCTTAGAACGAGAAGGAGAAATCAGCATAACCCTAAGCTTGAATGAATAA
- the lysA gene encoding diaminopimelate decarboxylase, producing the protein MSLLFGTARVNENDHLEIGGCDTTELAEKYGTPLFIYDVAHIREQARGFKQTLDELGVKNKVVYASKAFGCLAMYKLLEEENLGCDVVSGGELYTALKGGMSPANIEFHGNNKLKSELELALDSQIGTIIVDNFYELELLKELTAARDIEQAVMLRVTPGINAETHDYILTGQVDSKFGFDVASGQATKAMEIVTASKGLNLQGIHCHIGSQIFSSEGFLVAVERMIGILKEWKETHEYVAQILNMGGGFGIKYTENDSPLEPKKFVQAIVEAVKGQCSLNDYPLPEIWIEPGRSIVAEAGTTLYTVGAQKVIPEVRHYVAVDGGMGDNIRPALYSAEYTGLLANRISEENKDRVAVVGKYCESGDILIKDIELPELVSGDLFAMTSTGAYGYSMASNYNRNPRSAVVFVEAGQDKLVIRRETYDDLISLDCD; encoded by the coding sequence ATGTCGTTATTATTTGGTACAGCAAGAGTCAATGAAAATGACCATTTGGAGATCGGTGGTTGTGATACAACAGAGCTTGCTGAAAAGTATGGAACACCACTGTTTATTTATGATGTCGCACATATTCGGGAGCAAGCTAGAGGATTCAAGCAGACACTTGATGAGCTTGGAGTAAAGAATAAGGTCGTTTACGCTAGTAAAGCATTCGGCTGTTTGGCGATGTATAAGCTGTTAGAGGAAGAGAACCTAGGCTGTGATGTCGTTTCGGGCGGTGAGCTATATACTGCACTAAAAGGTGGGATGTCACCTGCTAATATTGAATTTCACGGGAATAACAAATTGAAATCAGAACTTGAGTTAGCCTTGGACAGCCAGATCGGGACCATTATTGTGGATAATTTTTATGAGCTTGAGCTTTTAAAAGAGCTGACGGCGGCGAGGGATATTGAGCAGGCGGTCATGCTTCGGGTAACGCCTGGGATCAATGCTGAGACGCACGATTATATTCTGACCGGTCAGGTTGATTCCAAATTTGGTTTTGATGTAGCCAGTGGTCAGGCAACGAAAGCAATGGAAATCGTAACAGCGTCTAAAGGATTAAACTTGCAAGGCATTCACTGCCATATTGGATCTCAGATTTTTTCATCTGAAGGATTTTTGGTTGCCGTTGAACGGATGATTGGCATCTTGAAGGAATGGAAGGAAACCCATGAATATGTCGCACAGATATTAAATATGGGCGGCGGCTTTGGGATAAAATATACGGAAAATGATTCGCCGCTTGAACCGAAGAAATTCGTACAGGCGATTGTTGAGGCAGTGAAGGGACAATGTTCATTGAACGATTATCCATTGCCTGAAATATGGATTGAACCAGGCCGCAGTATTGTTGCTGAAGCCGGCACTACGCTCTATACTGTGGGGGCACAAAAGGTCATTCCGGAGGTTCGTCATTATGTTGCTGTAGATGGTGGGATGGGCGACAATATTCGTCCTGCTTTATACAGTGCGGAATACACAGGCTTACTCGCAAATCGAATCAGTGAAGAGAACAAGGATCGGGTTGCAGTTGTTGGGAAATACTGTGAGTCTGGCGATATTCTGATAAAGGATATTGAATTGCCCGAACTAGTCTCAGGTGATTTGTTTGCTATGACAAGTACGGGTGCATATGGCTACTCTATGGCAAGTAATTATAATCGGAATCCAAGATCGGCAGTTGTTTTTGTTGAAGCCGGGCAAGATAAGCTGGTCATTCGAAGAGAAACGTATGACGATTTGATATCATTAGACTGTGACTGA
- the ppdK gene encoding pyruvate, phosphate dikinase, protein MTFVYDFSEGTKEQTALLGGKGANLAEMTSLGLPVPNGFTITTEACIDYLAKEEELDTVLKKEIQLHISNLEQKTEKGFGNKNNPLLVSVRSGSKFSMPGMMDTILNLGLNDETVEALASKTSNGRFAYDCYRRLLQMFGDVVCGIDKNRFEDQLTFYKKKKGYLEDTDMTMEDWQYLVDVYKGVYQEVLHRPFPQDPIAQLFQAVEAVFRSWNNKRARTYRRLHQISDDLGTAVNIQEMVFGNSGFESGTGVAFTRNPATGERGIFGEFLLNAQGEDVVAGIRTPQPIEGLKQTMPDLYKEFEGIGKRLEAHYKDMQDIEFTIEDQKLYILQTRNGKRTAKASFNIAINLVEEGVLTKAEALQRITPLMITQLLHPVFDPKELDAAQVIAKGLPASPGAASGNVYFTAESAKAATLRGEKVILVRQETSPEDIEGMVVSEGIVTSRGGMTSHAAVVARGMGVCCVAGCEALQVDEFLEQIICGEHVFKAGDTLSVDGTTGTIYSGVIAMKQGNEQELLQKILGWAKEINQLKVYANAETPEDIKTALVLGADGIGLARTEHMFFGEDRISEMRKMILARDQRGLKAPLEKLKQYQKQDFRKIFQLMEGRPCTVRLLDPPLHEFLPRTGKEIEELAAASDRTPAQIRKRMNELEEQNPMLGHRGCRLAVSIPEIYEMQVRAIIETAVVVNQENKFETVPEIMIPLISTEEEMALLRNHLDKVIQEVLDGTQLEYKIGTMIETPRACLLADRIAQHADFFSFGTNDLTQLTFGFSRDDSGKFLGEYVDKKLLKDDPFQHLDEEGVGQLIKLAVTNIQKTAKQAKIGICGEVGGDPQSIRFLQQLPIDYVSCSPYRIPAALLTIAQGTKQ, encoded by the coding sequence ATGACTTTTGTTTATGATTTTTCAGAGGGGACAAAGGAACAGACAGCATTACTAGGAGGTAAGGGTGCAAATCTAGCGGAGATGACCAGCTTGGGCTTACCCGTACCAAATGGATTTACCATAACAACAGAAGCGTGTATTGACTATTTGGCAAAAGAGGAAGAACTGGATACGGTATTAAAAAAAGAAATCCAGCTGCATATCAGCAACTTAGAGCAAAAGACCGAAAAAGGATTTGGCAATAAAAATAACCCACTATTGGTTTCTGTTCGAAGCGGCTCAAAGTTTTCAATGCCAGGCATGATGGATACGATTTTAAATTTGGGGTTGAATGATGAGACAGTAGAGGCTTTGGCGAGTAAAACATCGAATGGTCGTTTTGCTTATGACTGCTATCGACGTTTATTACAGATGTTTGGGGATGTTGTCTGTGGGATCGATAAAAATCGTTTTGAAGATCAGCTGACGTTTTATAAGAAGAAAAAGGGGTATCTGGAAGATACGGACATGACGATGGAAGACTGGCAATATCTTGTGGACGTCTATAAAGGAGTGTATCAAGAGGTTCTTCATCGACCATTTCCTCAAGACCCTATAGCGCAGCTTTTTCAAGCTGTAGAAGCAGTATTTCGCTCTTGGAATAACAAGCGAGCGAGGACCTATCGCCGTTTGCATCAAATCTCCGATGATTTAGGAACGGCCGTAAATATTCAAGAAATGGTTTTTGGTAATTCAGGTTTTGAAAGCGGAACCGGCGTTGCGTTTACGAGAAACCCAGCGACTGGAGAAAGAGGTATTTTCGGTGAATTTCTACTCAATGCACAGGGGGAGGATGTCGTTGCGGGCATTCGAACGCCTCAACCAATTGAAGGACTGAAGCAAACAATGCCAGATCTTTATAAGGAGTTTGAAGGGATCGGAAAACGATTAGAAGCTCACTACAAGGACATGCAGGATATTGAATTTACCATCGAAGACCAGAAGCTATATATTCTTCAAACAAGAAATGGTAAAAGAACCGCCAAGGCTTCGTTCAATATAGCTATCAATTTAGTAGAAGAAGGCGTGCTGACGAAGGCAGAGGCCTTACAACGAATCACGCCGTTGATGATCACTCAACTACTTCATCCAGTATTTGATCCAAAGGAACTGGACGCGGCACAAGTAATCGCTAAAGGGCTTCCGGCCAGTCCGGGGGCTGCGAGTGGGAACGTCTATTTCACTGCCGAGAGTGCAAAAGCTGCGACGTTAAGAGGAGAGAAGGTTATTTTGGTTCGGCAAGAAACGTCTCCTGAGGATATTGAAGGGATGGTAGTCAGCGAAGGCATTGTCACTTCAAGAGGAGGGATGACTTCTCATGCGGCAGTAGTGGCACGAGGCATGGGTGTCTGCTGTGTTGCAGGCTGCGAGGCATTACAAGTGGACGAGTTTCTAGAGCAAATCATTTGTGGTGAGCACGTATTTAAAGCAGGAGATACACTCTCTGTAGATGGAACAACAGGAACCATTTACAGTGGCGTGATTGCGATGAAGCAAGGAAATGAACAGGAGCTGCTGCAAAAGATTCTCGGTTGGGCGAAAGAAATCAATCAGTTAAAGGTGTATGCTAATGCAGAAACGCCGGAAGATATCAAGACTGCTTTAGTTCTGGGAGCTGACGGTATCGGGCTGGCAAGGACTGAGCATATGTTTTTTGGCGAAGATCGCATCAGTGAGATGAGAAAGATGATTCTTGCCAGAGACCAACGAGGCTTAAAAGCGCCATTGGAAAAATTAAAGCAGTATCAAAAACAGGATTTTAGGAAAATCTTTCAATTAATGGAAGGGCGTCCGTGTACGGTTCGTCTGTTGGACCCACCGCTACATGAATTCCTTCCAAGGACTGGAAAGGAAATCGAAGAGTTGGCTGCTGCATCCGACCGAACACCTGCCCAGATTCGCAAACGAATGAATGAGTTAGAAGAACAGAATCCGATGCTTGGTCATCGTGGCTGTCGTTTAGCTGTTTCGATCCCTGAAATCTATGAGATGCAAGTACGAGCCATAATTGAAACAGCGGTAGTAGTGAATCAAGAAAATAAGTTTGAAACCGTTCCGGAAATCATGATTCCACTGATTAGCACAGAAGAGGAGATGGCGCTGCTTAGAAATCATTTAGATAAAGTCATCCAAGAGGTGTTAGATGGGACACAGCTTGAGTATAAGATCGGTACCATGATCGAAACACCTAGAGCTTGTCTGCTCGCGGATCGCATCGCACAGCACGCAGACTTTTTCAGTTTTGGAACGAATGATCTGACTCAGCTGACCTTTGGTTTCTCACGAGATGATTCCGGGAAATTTTTAGGTGAATATGTGGATAAAAAGTTATTGAAGGATGATCCATTCCAACACTTAGATGAAGAGGGGGTTGGACAATTGATCAAGCTGGCAGTGACGAATATTCAAAAGACAGCGAAGCAGGCGAAAATCGGTATTTGCGGAGAAGTCGGTGGCGATCCCCAATCTATTCGTTTTCTCCAACAATTGCCAATCGACTATGTTTCGTGCTCACCGTACCGCATTCCTGCGGCTCTACTGACGATCGCTCAGGGAACGAAGCAATGA